AAAGAGGAACTTTTAACCCAAACTGAAAATTTGTATGATGAATCAAACCTAGAGCGCATTTCAAATTTGGCTTGGACCCAAGCGCAGATTAAGCTGCATTATCTTAATATCGAACCTGACGAAGCCCATCTATTTCAAAGGCTGGCGGCACGTTTGCTTTTTTCTGATTCAAGTTTGCGCCCCTCTAAAGCAATTTTGAAATCAAATAAACGGGATTTAACGGGGTTGTGGGCCCACGGCATTTCCGGAGACCATCCCATTATTGGGGTGATCATAGAAGACATCACAGAAATGGGCCTAGTCCGACACGTCCTAAAAGCCCAAGAGTTTTTCGCCAACAAAGGTTTTCGTGTCGATGTGGTGGTTATTAATTCACAAGCTAGTTCCTATGCCCAAGAAGTGCAAAATGCCCTGCAATCCGTAGCCCACGCAGGAATGATTCGGTTACTATCAGGCGCCGAAGTGTCAAGGGGTGGCGTATTCACCTTACGAAAAGACGCTTTAAGTGCTGAAGAATACCTGCAGATTCTTTCTGAATCTCGCATCGTATTAAATCCAAGGCACGGAAGTCTTTCAGAACAACTAGAAAGATCTCTTCCAACTCAAGTGCGAGAAAAAGCGAAAAAAGTTAAAAAGCACGAAGCAGCGCCTGCACTGCCGACTCCTGAACTGGATTTGTTTAACGGTGTCGGAGGATTTTCAAAAGACGGTAAAGAATATGTGATTGTCTTAAATGATCCTAAGGTCGTAACACCGGCGCCATGGATCAATGTTATCTCGAACGGTTTTTTTGGTTTTCAAGTTTCAGAAAGTGGAGCGGGTTATACTTGGTCCCAGAACAGTCGCGAAAATCAGTTAACGCCTTGGTTTAATGATCCCGTCAGTGATCCTAGCGGCGAAGTTTTTTATATTTATGATAAGGATTCTCACTGTATTTGGTCACCGACCACGCATCCCATTCGCGTACCGGCAGCTAGCTACATTGTTCATCATGGGGCAGGTTATACAAGTTTTGAACATTTATCCCATGGGATTTCATCAAAGCTGACTCAATTTGTAACCATGGATCGCCCGATAAAAATATCTGAAATCACGATTGAAAATAAATCCAACACGCCAAGAAATCTGTCGCTGTATTCTTATGTAGAGTGGGTTTTAGGATTTTCTAGATCCGTGATGGCACCCACCACGGTGACGGAATTTGATGATCAAACTGGAATGGTACTTTGTTATAATCGCAGAAATCCAGAGTTTGGACATCTTATTGCCTTCACAGGGTTTCTGATGAAACCGCATAGTTATACTTGTGATCGTCGTGAATTTATTGGTCGGAACCGCAGTCTTGCAAATCCTGCAGGGGTCGTAGAACAAGATCGTCTGTCAAACTCTTCAGGTGGCGGTTATGATCCGTGCGCGGCGATGCAATTAGATATTCATTTGCAGCCGAATGAATCAAAAACAATTTCATTTATTCTAGGACAAGCTGACAGTCCCGATCATGTGCGCACCCTTGTGCAACAGCTTTTCGCAGAACAAAAGGGAACCTCATTAAATGCTGTCACCGAATTTTGGGATGGCGCTTTGAAAAAGATCCAAGTGCAGACACCAGAGACATCATTCAATTTAATGTTGAATCAATGGCTTCAGTATCAAACCATCAGTTGTCGTATTTGGGCGCGGTCGGCGTTTTATCAAGCTGGGGGTGCATTTGGCTTTCGGGACCAATTGCAAGACATGATGGCCGTAATTCCTATCCTGCCACGCATGGCCCGCGAACATTTACTAAGAGCCGCCAGTCGTCAATTTGTCGAAGGCGATGTGCAGCACTGGTGGCATCCACCCAGTGGACGAGGCGTAAGAACCCATTTTTCTGATGATCTTTTATGGCTTCCTTACGTCACCTATCAGTATTTAATGGTCACGAATGATTATGAAGTTTTAAATGAAACTGCACCCTTTTTAGAAGGTCCTCTTCTTCGTCCCGATCAAGAAGACTCTTATTACACACCGAAGGTGTCGCTAGAAATGGCCTCCCTTTATGAACACTGCGCGCGGGCATTAGATCACAGTTTGCGTGTGGGAACCCACGGCCTGCCACTTATGGGATGCGGGGACTGGAACGACGGGATGAATCGCGTCGGTAAAGAAGGAAAAGGCGAAAGTGTTTGGTTAGCGTGGTTTTTAATTCAAAACTTACAAAACTTCGCCATCATTGCTGCGAAAAAAGGCGAATTTGAAAGAGCTGAAAAATGGAAAGAACACGCCGCACATTTGCGCTCAGCGATTGAATCTACAAGCTGGGATGGACAGTGGTATCGTCGCGCTTACTATGACGATGGAACACCCTTAGGATCCGCAGAAAGTGATGAATGTAAGATCGATTCGTTATCACAAACTTGGGCAGTTATCAGCGGGGCAGGGGATAAAGAACGTGCAAAGACAGCCATGCAAAGTCTTGATAAAATTCTTGTAAAACCAGACGATGGAATCATACTTTTATTCACGCCTCCATTTGATCAAACGCCCAAAGATCCAGGATATATCAAAGGTTACCTGCCGGGAGTTCGTGAAAACGGCGGGCAGTACACCCATGCTGCAAGTTGGGTGATTATCGCCCATGCCCTTTTAAAAAATCGAGAACGCGCTTTTGAATTGTTTAATTTAATTAATCCTTTGTCTCGCACTAGGGATTTACAACAGGTTCATAAATATAAAATCGAACCCTATGTTGTAGCCGGCGATGTGTATTCGCAAGTTCCCTTTGCCGGAAGGGGTGGGTGGAGCTGGTATACGGGAGCTGCAGGCTGGCTTTATCGCGCGGGTCTTGAATACATTTTAGGTTTTAAACTGGTCCATGATGAAGTCATCATTTCCCCGTGCATACCGGCAGCTTGGAAAGACTATAAGATCACTTTGCAGCATGGAAAATCGCTGTATGTATTTACTATAGAAAACCCGCAGGAAGTAAAAGACGAGGTCTTTAGACACAAACTTGTCGATGACGGGCAAGATCAACATATTCAAGTGAAATGGGTTGTTTCGAAAAACCGGGGTTCCTCAGACTCTGACCTAGGTCTTAAGTCTTAAGGGATCTAAGAACTTTGCAGCCAGGATGTCGAAAAAACCCTAGAATAAGGATATGAAGTACTTTTTAATTTTCTTTCTTTTTTCCAGCACAGCTTTGGCAGATCAAGTGATTCTAGATCGCACAAACCATGCGGGCTTAAGAGTGACCGATATTCTGCAAAAAGAAAAAGGCGAATACATCTTTAACGGAAAAACCTTAGGTAAAAAGCTTCCCGCTAATATCGATAAAATCTGGAAAGATTTAAACCGCGGACCATCTAAAGATTTAAAAAAGAAAGCCTGTCACAGTGGGGAAATGACTTACATTGTGATAGCAGGAAAAAAGGAACGTCGTCATAAGGCCTGTACGGAAGGAAAAGCTTACGCTGAGCTGATTAAAAAAGTTGATGATCTTCGTTCATATGCAAAAGGTAACCCATGAAGTTGCTTGTTTTACCGATGTTGTTAGTTTCATTATCAAACCCGTCACAGGCTTCTTCGGAAGCTGAGTTTACGGCGACAATTAATAAAATTTCTCAAGCGCGTGAAGCTTTGCGTTTATCCGCGAGCGGCCAGAAGTACTGTGAAACTCCGCAATCCACGCAGTGCACCTATGAAGGATACTGCGATAAGCTTGCCGGAAAAGCTTCGGACTTTTATTTGTATCAAGATGCTGACGGTCGCCAGGTTCCTAATATGCAAATGTCGATCAGTATGAAATTTGTTGAAAGCTGTGTAGGAAAACCATTTCCAGAAGCACCGGTGCAAGATCCTTTTGTCTATCCTGAACAATTTTTCGATGCGGCAAAAGCCGGTGGGCCCGAGAATTTAAAAAAGAACCGCGAAAGATATGCGACTGAACTTAAGCGCGTCGATAAAGTTTTTGCCGATGCGAAAGACAAAGTCATTAAGGCTCTAGAGCTAAAAAAGACACCGGCCAATAAGGCGCAAGTCGATCAAATGATCGCGAAGGTTAAAGCGGCAAAAATGCGTCACTTAAAATTAAGTGGTGGTCCATACATGCTAGCAGAAGAGGGTTGTGAAGCCCCGAATGCGTATTACCGTCCTGACTTAAATACAGTGACCGTGTGCCCGCATTATTTAAATTTGCCCGATGCCTCTTTGTTTTCGACTTTAAGTCATGAGCTGGGACATGCCATTGACTCGTGTAATGCCTTTGCAAATGAGGAAGGCGAGATTAACACCCCGCCAGAAAAAAATCCATTCAGCCAGGTTTTGTCCTGTTTACAGTCCGATGATTCCATCGGCGTAAAGGTTCCTAGTCAACAAAGCCTGATCATGCAGGTCAATGAGGAAGAAGATGCTTTGAAAGAAGAGACGGCATCTGAAGCCCAAGAAATCGGAGAAGGTGGGGAAGAAGGTAACTTTACGGATGCTGCGGAAGCGCAGTTTGAAGACCGTCGTAAAGAAATTGAAGGCAAATATGAAAACCATAAACACTGTGCTTCGATGACGGGTTCAGGTCATATGCAAGAGGCTTTTTCAGATTGGATTTCTTCGCAGGCGTTGGCAGTAAAGCTTTCAGAGATTCCAGAGTCGGGGAAAGCCCGGGAGTTTGCTTTTGCTTCCCAGGCCGTGTTTTATGGAATTGATTGTGCGAATGTGAAACAAGCGACTTTGGAAAAAATGCGGGCTACGGCTGGAAAATCGTGCAAAGCTTTTGACGCTTTAGAAGCATTTCTTTCGACAGAAGATCACAGCCACGGGGACGAGTCGACCTCTCATCCTAAAAGTGCCCGTCGTATCAATCGCATTTACTATGCTAAGCCTGAAATACAAAAGGCCTTGGGTTGCCAAGCCCACGGAGATAATGGAAAAGAATGCCAATAGGGCGTGACAACGCCCTAGTCCATCTACTATGTTCGAGTCATGTATTTCGAGAAAAGATCTTCCTTATTTATTGAATTAGGCTTTGATGAAGCGGCTTTGCCAAAGTTGAAAAACTATGTGGACCTTTTATGGTCTGCTAACGAAGAACTTAATTTGATCAGCCGTAAAATGACATTTGAAGAACTTATCGATAATCATATTATTGACTGTCTTTTGCCGTTAAAACACTTCCCAAAAAATGTGAAAGCCGCGGCGGACTTTGGCGCTGGCGGGGGACTGCCGGGTGTGATTTACGCCATTCAGTTTCCACAGATGAAATACCACTTGTATGAAAAAAGTCCGAAGAAGCAAGAATTCTTAGAGCGCTGTAAAGTCATTGCGCCCAATTTGCAGGTTCACGGTGAAATTCCCAAGGATTTAAAAGACGTGGAACTAGTGACGGCAAGAGGTTTTAAACCTATTGATGTTATTTTAGAAGTCAGCCGCGACTATTATAAAAAGGGTGGAAAATACTTCTTATTGAAAGCCCGCCAGGAAAAAATCAACGAAGAGTTGGTTTTAGCCAAAAAGAAATTTAAAGAATTAGAAACTAAAATCATTCCACTTCAGTCCCCCGTATTGGAAGTGGAACGTCATTTGGTTCTTATCTAGTGATTTCGTTTTTTAGACGTTTCTTTGTTAAGAAAAAAACTTCTTATCAAATATACACCGATGGCAGTCTTAAAAAGAACAAAGGCACTTGGGCTTTCCTGATTTTGCAGAATGATAAAATCCTATGTGAAATGTCGGGAAAAGAAACAAACACCACAAGTTTACGAATGGAACTAACGGCCGCGATCAAAGCGTTAAAGCAGGTTCCGGCTGCATCAGAAATCACTTTATATTCAGACTCACGCATCCTTATAAATACAGCTTCTAAGGACATGTTTCAGTGGCAAAAGAAT
This is a stretch of genomic DNA from Bdellovibrio reynosensis. It encodes these proteins:
- a CDS encoding DUF4344 domain-containing metallopeptidase; this translates as MKLLVLPMLLVSLSNPSQASSEAEFTATINKISQAREALRLSASGQKYCETPQSTQCTYEGYCDKLAGKASDFYLYQDADGRQVPNMQMSISMKFVESCVGKPFPEAPVQDPFVYPEQFFDAAKAGGPENLKKNRERYATELKRVDKVFADAKDKVIKALELKKTPANKAQVDQMIAKVKAAKMRHLKLSGGPYMLAEEGCEAPNAYYRPDLNTVTVCPHYLNLPDASLFSTLSHELGHAIDSCNAFANEEGEINTPPEKNPFSQVLSCLQSDDSIGVKVPSQQSLIMQVNEEEDALKEETASEAQEIGEGGEEGNFTDAAEAQFEDRRKEIEGKYENHKHCASMTGSGHMQEAFSDWISSQALAVKLSEIPESGKAREFAFASQAVFYGIDCANVKQATLEKMRATAGKSCKAFDALEAFLSTEDHSHGDESTSHPKSARRINRIYYAKPEIQKALGCQAHGDNGKECQ
- the rsmG gene encoding 16S rRNA (guanine(527)-N(7))-methyltransferase RsmG → MYFEKRSSLFIELGFDEAALPKLKNYVDLLWSANEELNLISRKMTFEELIDNHIIDCLLPLKHFPKNVKAAADFGAGGGLPGVIYAIQFPQMKYHLYEKSPKKQEFLERCKVIAPNLQVHGEIPKDLKDVELVTARGFKPIDVILEVSRDYYKKGGKYFLLKARQEKINEELVLAKKKFKELETKIIPLQSPVLEVERHLVLI
- a CDS encoding ribonuclease H family protein → MISFFRRFFVKKKTSYQIYTDGSLKKNKGTWAFLILQNDKILCEMSGKETNTTSLRMELTAAIKALKQVPAASEITLYSDSRILINTASKDMFQWQKNNWLKTKERKIPDIDLVKELHNLTADHNIEWKWVKAHSGNPLNERCDELCRLAQN